From a region of the Candidatus Dadabacteria bacterium genome:
- a CDS encoding PIN domain nuclease, translating into MRLSITLSIAFALAAFALGPDYLSLSRSVLTAVGCGIFAFVVLVGFRMLFRKVSLRQALGMSVGMLTAIFIYLALLTILNSFPLAGPLLPHVKAGIFLLLVCVGAVIGFDKTSLATAASDSFFRQPEALAPKILDTSVIIDGRIADIAETGFLQGELIIPKFIIQELQYIADSSDPARKTRGRRGLDIINRMQNDIPLISVSITDHDFEHIKDADIKLIELSKKLNGILVTNDYNLKKIADLEKITVLNINNLNHALRPVVEQGQTIKISLVKPGKEQHQAVGYLDDGTMVITDNASRQIGKDVDVSVRSMVQTPTGRIVFAKLKKEG; encoded by the coding sequence ATGAGACTCTCTATTACACTTTCCATAGCGTTTGCACTTGCTGCGTTTGCCCTCGGTCCCGACTACCTTTCACTTTCCCGCTCGGTTCTCACTGCCGTCGGCTGCGGGATATTCGCTTTTGTGGTTCTTGTGGGTTTCCGGATGCTTTTCAGGAAAGTCTCGCTTCGCCAGGCACTCGGAATGTCAGTCGGAATGCTCACAGCCATTTTCATATACCTCGCGCTGCTCACTATCCTTAACAGCTTTCCGCTAGCCGGGCCCCTGCTTCCCCATGTAAAAGCGGGAATCTTCTTGCTTCTCGTTTGCGTAGGTGCGGTAATAGGTTTTGACAAAACCTCCCTTGCCACGGCAGCATCCGACTCGTTTTTCAGGCAGCCGGAGGCGCTTGCCCCGAAAATACTTGACACGAGCGTCATAATAGACGGGCGCATCGCCGACATCGCCGAAACGGGATTTCTCCAAGGAGAACTAATAATACCCAAATTCATCATTCAGGAACTTCAGTACATAGCGGATTCCTCGGACCCCGCAAGAAAAACTCGCGGCAGAAGGGGGCTTGACATCATAAACAGGATGCAAAATGACATCCCCTTGATAAGCGTCAGCATCACCGATCATGACTTCGAACACATAAAAGACGCGGACATAAAACTTATTGAGCTCTCGAAGAAATTGAACGGAATACTGGTCACCAACGACTACAACCTAAAGAAGATTGCCGACCTCGAGAAAATCACCGTGCTTAACATAAATAACCTGAACCACGCTCTGAGACCCGTTGTGGAACAGGGGCAGACAATAAAAATAAGCCTCGTAAAACCCGGAAAGGAACAGCATCAGGCGGTCGGCTATCTCGACGACGGAACAATGGTGATAACGGACAACGCCTCAAGACAGATAGGAAAAGACGTGGACGTTTCAGTGAGAAGCATGGTTCAGACACCGACCGGAAGGATAGTTTTCGCAAAACTGAAAAAAGAGGGCTGA
- a CDS encoding MBL fold metallo-hydrolase produces MMKFCTLASGSSGNSLYLESKYSKILIDAGISFRRISRSLGDMGIAVTDLDAVVLSHEHEDHSRAVGRMSAVPVYVSGETVGFWEGKRNGRNNGNSAKTSHLPNGGIEELREFDSEESFRINDLMLTPFSVAHDAIDPVGFTVTDGRVKVGIVTDIGKPTALVRESLKNCDALVLESNHDREMLFSGSYPPYLKQRISGGHGHLSNDQSASLLGDVLHDGLKYVLLAHLSASNNTPEMALGCSLEVLRRKGAEGRVALAVAPRSAAGEVITI; encoded by the coding sequence ATGATGAAATTCTGCACTCTTGCCAGCGGCAGTTCTGGCAACTCGCTTTATCTTGAGTCGAAATACTCGAAAATACTGATTGACGCGGGGATTAGCTTCCGAAGGATCTCGCGGAGTCTCGGGGATATGGGTATAGCTGTGACCGATCTTGACGCTGTGGTGCTTTCGCACGAGCACGAGGACCACTCAAGAGCTGTCGGGAGAATGTCCGCAGTGCCTGTTTACGTGTCGGGTGAAACCGTTGGTTTCTGGGAAGGAAAAAGAAACGGACGCAATAACGGAAACAGTGCCAAGACTTCACATTTGCCCAATGGCGGGATAGAGGAACTGAGGGAATTTGACTCAGAAGAATCGTTTCGTATAAACGACCTTATGCTTACTCCCTTCTCGGTGGCGCACGACGCCATCGACCCGGTCGGTTTCACCGTAACCGATGGCCGCGTCAAAGTAGGCATAGTTACCGACATAGGGAAACCCACGGCGCTTGTGAGGGAAAGCCTTAAAAACTGCGACGCCCTCGTTCTCGAATCGAATCATGACAGGGAAATGCTTTTCTCGGGTTCCTACCCGCCGTACCTCAAGCAGAGAATAAGCGGGGGGCACGGGCACCTGTCAAATGATCAGTCAGCATCCCTTCTGGGCGATGTTCTGCACGACGGGTTAAAATACGTTCTGCTGGCGCACCTAAGTGCGAGTAACAACACTCCCGAGATGGCGCTTGGGTGCTCGCTTGAAGTTCTGCGCCGAAAAGGCGCTGAAGGCCGTGTCGCTTTGGCCGTGGCTCCGCGAAGCGCGGCCGGGGAGGTTATAACGATTTGA
- the purB gene encoding adenylosuccinate lyase codes for MISRYSREEMSQIWSDENRYRIWLEVELAVCEAWAHYGEIPADSLSSIKEKAAFDVERIAELERELKHDVLAFLTCVSEYVGDDSRFIHLGMTSSDVLDTAFSIQLRNAGGLIVGGLEKLLGILRKKAFDYKDTPMIGRSHGIHAEPRTLGLVFALWYDEMRRNLERMNSARDAVSVGMMSGAVGTYANITPEVERYACELLGLRPAGISTQVIQRDIYAQYFLCLSLIAASVEKIATEIRHYQRTEVGEMEEPFTEGQKGSSAMPHKRNPVLSENLCGLSRIVRSHSVAALENIALWHERDISHSSVERVIGPDGTILVDFMLERLCGLIEGLRVYPDKLESNIWITRGLVFSQKVLLKLVKEGLSREEAYLLVQRNAMKCWEEKKDFRDLLKTDSQITGILSDEEIDSCFELEEDLKNIDYIFATVFGES; via the coding sequence TTGATCTCAAGGTACTCCAGAGAGGAAATGTCACAGATATGGTCGGATGAGAACCGCTACCGCATCTGGCTCGAGGTGGAACTCGCCGTGTGCGAAGCGTGGGCGCACTACGGGGAGATCCCTGCCGACTCTCTATCCAGCATAAAGGAAAAAGCCGCCTTTGACGTAGAAAGAATTGCCGAGCTTGAAAGGGAACTTAAGCACGACGTTTTGGCTTTTCTCACCTGCGTTTCCGAGTACGTAGGAGATGATTCGAGGTTCATTCACCTCGGAATGACTTCTTCAGATGTTCTTGATACCGCTTTTTCTATACAGCTTCGCAATGCGGGCGGACTGATAGTCGGGGGTCTTGAGAAGCTGCTCGGGATTCTCCGCAAAAAGGCGTTTGACTACAAGGATACTCCGATGATCGGGCGCTCCCACGGTATACACGCCGAACCCAGAACTCTGGGCTTGGTGTTTGCCCTGTGGTATGACGAGATGAGAAGGAATCTTGAGAGAATGAATTCGGCACGGGACGCCGTGAGCGTGGGGATGATGTCGGGCGCCGTCGGCACCTACGCCAATATAACTCCGGAGGTTGAGCGTTACGCGTGCGAGTTGCTGGGGCTCCGTCCTGCGGGGATATCGACGCAGGTGATACAAAGAGACATTTACGCGCAGTATTTTCTCTGTCTTTCTCTCATAGCGGCTTCGGTGGAGAAAATTGCTACCGAGATAAGACATTACCAGAGAACCGAGGTAGGAGAGATGGAAGAACCTTTTACCGAGGGGCAGAAGGGATCTTCCGCAATGCCGCACAAGAGAAATCCTGTGCTTTCGGAAAACCTCTGCGGACTCTCAAGGATAGTAAGGTCCCACTCTGTCGCGGCTCTTGAAAACATAGCCCTCTGGCACGAAAGGGACATAAGTCACTCCTCCGTCGAGAGGGTCATAGGTCCCGACGGAACAATACTTGTTGATTTCATGCTTGAGAGGCTCTGCGGCCTGATCGAGGGCCTGCGGGTCTATCCCGACAAGCTCGAGAGCAACATCTGGATTACCCGGGGACTTGTTTTTTCCCAGAAGGTTCTCCTTAAGCTTGTAAAAGAGGGCCTTTCAAGGGAGGAGGCCTATTTGCTCGTGCAGCGAAACGCCATGAAGTGCTGGGAGGAAAAAAAGGATTTCCGGGATCTGCTGAAAACCGACTCGCAGATAACGGGTATCCTTTCGGATGAAGAGATAGATTCGTGTTTTGAACTTGAAGAAGATCTAAAAAACATAGACTATATCTTCGCCACCGTTTTCGGCGAATCATAA
- a CDS encoding thioredoxin domain-containing protein: MRKEVFARKARESVFATAVLAILAAVFLSPATLFALDNVDPGKLEHHFKNRYGVYLPSGFTVKAVKGKDSEMKEFKEGNYEVGFPDGKSRSFPFLVSRDGKFLIMGNVPIVKVNEMEETGVKGVRQGFIASEGGQVPILVSGDRKTIMVGRLESLDKDPAAETAQKISLENVPSKGNPDAPITVVEYSDFQCGYCARAANEVADFLKDYQGKVRLFYKQFPLSFHKWAEDASIASLCVYDQANDKFWELHDTIFEKQGEIKVADAKETFAEMARKLGVDMKKYNQCVESEETKRRVASEMDEGRSIGVSGTPTFVVDGFVISGGANMKAIRNAVDYRLSLKSESSGM; the protein is encoded by the coding sequence ATGAGAAAAGAAGTATTTGCCCGAAAGGCGAGAGAATCTGTTTTTGCGACGGCTGTTTTAGCGATCCTGGCGGCGGTTTTTCTTTCCCCCGCGACTCTCTTTGCGCTCGATAATGTTGACCCCGGAAAACTTGAGCACCACTTCAAGAACCGCTATGGGGTTTATCTCCCATCTGGCTTTACGGTAAAGGCGGTTAAGGGGAAAGATTCCGAGATGAAAGAATTCAAAGAGGGCAATTACGAAGTCGGATTTCCTGACGGCAAAAGCCGGAGCTTCCCGTTTCTTGTAAGTCGTGACGGGAAGTTTTTGATAATGGGCAACGTGCCCATCGTAAAGGTGAATGAGATGGAGGAAACGGGTGTTAAGGGAGTCAGGCAAGGGTTTATTGCCTCAGAAGGTGGACAGGTCCCGATTCTGGTTTCAGGCGACCGCAAAACAATAATGGTCGGCAGGCTTGAAAGTCTCGACAAAGATCCGGCAGCCGAGACAGCCCAGAAAATCTCTCTTGAGAATGTTCCTTCAAAAGGAAATCCCGATGCCCCGATAACCGTGGTTGAGTACTCGGATTTTCAATGTGGCTACTGTGCCAGGGCCGCAAACGAGGTCGCAGACTTTCTCAAGGACTACCAAGGCAAAGTCAGATTGTTTTACAAGCAGTTCCCGCTTTCGTTTCACAAGTGGGCCGAGGATGCCTCGATCGCCTCTCTTTGCGTGTACGACCAGGCAAACGACAAATTCTGGGAGCTCCATGACACCATTTTTGAAAAGCAGGGTGAAATAAAGGTTGCCGACGCCAAAGAGACCTTTGCGGAGATGGCGCGTAAACTCGGGGTCGATATGAAAAAATACAATCAGTGCGTTGAATCCGAGGAAACCAAGCGAAGGGTCGCTTCGGAAATGGATGAGGGCAGATCGATCGGGGTAAGCGGCACTCCGACATTCGTGGTTGACGGCTTTGTGATTTCGGGAGGAGCCAACATGAAAGCGATTAGAAACGCCGTGGATTATCGACTTTCCCTGAAGTCTGAAAGTTCCGGGATGTAG
- a CDS encoding RDD family protein, giving the protein MKCPECGYTSFDYLEECKKCGAVLSPVPIFKYLYEDELSTEVVIDRSVQPVADDVLAGVKTVGATFELSPASDPQNEGLPEGELEDFLVFERDLGEEIAEQEEQIEKESPPPLPHGMVPAAFGERLFAFSVDFLFTLCVAAAVLFSGANLIGETFFPGFGEFVSIWGWICLSAYVLATTYFIFLPSWCGTTLGNSVAGIRVVMRDGSAAGFQTNLLRWVGWIFSVTTVFTGFALSMFDPQRKTLSDRLCGTFVVRA; this is encoded by the coding sequence ATGAAATGTCCTGAGTGCGGCTACACGAGCTTTGATTATCTTGAGGAGTGCAAGAAATGCGGGGCCGTCCTGTCTCCCGTACCTATTTTCAAGTATCTCTATGAAGACGAGTTGAGCACGGAGGTGGTTATTGACAGGAGCGTGCAGCCCGTTGCCGACGATGTTCTAGCCGGGGTCAAGACAGTTGGGGCGACATTTGAACTCAGCCCTGCGAGCGATCCTCAAAACGAAGGGTTGCCCGAGGGCGAACTTGAGGATTTTCTTGTCTTTGAAAGAGATCTGGGCGAGGAGATCGCGGAACAAGAAGAGCAAATAGAAAAAGAGAGTCCACCGCCCCTGCCCCACGGGATGGTTCCCGCGGCCTTCGGGGAGAGACTTTTCGCATTTTCTGTCGATTTTCTGTTTACTCTTTGCGTTGCCGCAGCCGTGCTTTTCTCGGGGGCGAATCTCATCGGAGAAACTTTTTTCCCGGGCTTCGGAGAATTTGTTTCCATATGGGGGTGGATATGTCTTTCTGCTTACGTGCTGGCGACCACGTATTTCATTTTTCTTCCCTCCTGGTGCGGGACGACTCTTGGAAACTCGGTTGCGGGTATCCGCGTGGTGATGCGGGATGGCTCTGCTGCCGGGTTTCAGACGAATTTGCTCAGATGGGTCGGCTGGATTTTTTCTGTGACCACTGTTTTCACGGGTTTTGCGCTTTCGATGTTTGACCCGCAACGTAAGACTCTCAGCGACCGTCTCTGCGGAACTTTCGTCGTGAGGGCCTGA